GTTGATCGTGACGGTCCCGGTGCGGACGCGGCGGGCCACGGCCAGGGCGTGCTGCTCGTCGGTGGACCAGACGCCGCCGGACAGGCCGTACTCGGAGTCGTTGGCGATGCGGACGGCGTCGTCCTCGTCGTCGTAGGGGATGACGACCAGGACCGGGCCGAAGATCTCCTCCTGCGCGATCCGCATGGAGTTGTCGACGTCGGCGAACACGGTCGGGGTGACGTAGTTGCCGCCCTCCAGGCCCTCGGGGATCTGCGGGCCGCCGGTCACCAGGCGCGCGCCTTCCTCGATGCCGAGCCGGATGTACTCGCGGACGCGCTCCTGCTGGTCCGGCCGGATCATCGGGCCGATGAAGGTCTCCGGGTCGTTCGGGTCCCCGACCTTCAGCGATTCCACGAGCTCCTTGAGCGCGGCGACCACCTGCTCGTAGTGGCTGCGCGGGGCCAGGATCCGGGTCTGCGCGATGCACGACTCGCCGTTGTTGAGCAGGGAGCCGAACTTCACCCCAGCGACGGCCCGCGCGATGTCGGCGTCCGGCAGGATGATCGCGGCCGACTTCCCGCCGAGCTCCAGGCTGACCCGCTTGAGCTGCTCGCCGGCGATCGCGGCGATGCGGCGGCCGGCGCGCGTCGAGCCGGTGAAGGCGATCTTGTCGACGTCCCGGTGCGAGACGAGGTGTTCGCTGGTCTCGCGGTCTGCCGGCAGGATGCTGATGACGCCGTCGGGCAGGCCGGTCTTCTCCAGCAGTTCCGCCAGAAACGCCATGCTCAGCGAGTTCTCCGGAGACACCTTCAGGATCACGGAGTTGCCGGCGAGCAGCGAGGGGATGATCTTCGAGGTGGCCGAGGAGAACGGCGAGTTCCACGGGATGACCGCGGCCACGACGCCGACCGCCTCGCGGCGTACCACGCTGCGCACCGCCGATGTCGGGTCGGAGGGAGGGAACGTCTCCTCCCAGCCGAAGTTCTGTGCCGCCGCGAGGTAGGCGTTCGCCTGCCGGCTCAGACCCGGCTGCCCGGCGCGCGTGAACCAGCCGGCCGAGCCGTTCTCCAGCGAGATCAGGCGCGCGATGGCGTCGGCGTTCTGCTCGCGCAGCGCGTTGAACCGGCGCAGAACCTCGATCCGCTCGGCCGGCGGGGTCAGGCGCCACACGCCCGCCTCGAACGACGCCCGGGCCGCAGCGACCGCGCGGTCGATGTCCGCCGGCTGGGCCTGCGCCGCTCGGCCGATCACGGACCGGTCGTGCGGCGAGGTGATGGCGAGCAGTTCCGGGTCGCTCGGCTCGACCCAGGAACCCCCGATGAAGAGCTTGTCGTGGACGGTGACCATGGCCTTGCCTCTCTCGGGCTGAATCAACTGTCACATCACTGTAGCACTTCATGGCGAGAGAGGCGCATCGGAGCGGCGAATAATGCGAGTGGCCCGGCCCCGAATCGGGGCCGGGCCGGGTCGAACGGCTAGCTCAGGAGCTCAGGAGCTCAGGAGCTCAAGCGCTCAGGAGGTCGCCACGTCGTCGTACTTGGTGTACGTGGGGTCGCCCGGGTAGTTGTCGTCCTTGCTGGTCAGCGTGAGCGTGTAGCTGTGCCCGGCGGTGACCGTCGCGGTGACCTGCTTCCAGCCGGAGGTCGGGTTCACGCAGGTCTTGGCCAGCACCGTCTTGGTGGTGCCGGCGGTGTTGTCCTTCAGCGTGGCCGTGGCCCAGTCGTACGTGACGGTGTCGGGGCAGGTCACGTCGTACCAGAACGCCAGCTTGCTGTTGCCCGAGCCCGCGGTGAAGGTCTGGGCGATGCTGGAGGTGTTGCTCGGGTTGGTCGAGCCGACCATCGCCGCGTAGGTGCCCGAGTGCGGGCCGGAGGTGGTCACCGAGGTGACGCCGCTGGCCGTCCAGCCGGACAGGCTGCCGGTCTCGAAGCCGCCGTTGACCACGGCGTTGCCGCCACCGCCCCCGGAGGTGCCGACGGTCCAGGAGAAGCTGGTCGAGCCCGAGGCGGGAGTGGAGTCGCTGGCGGTGACCGTCGCCGAGCCGCTGGCCGCGGTGGTCGGGGTGCCGGAGATCAGGCCGCTGGCGGAGATCGACAGGCCGGCGGGCAGGCCGGTGGCCGAGTAGGTCAGGGTCTTGCCGGCCGAGGAGCTGGCCGAGACCTGCAGGCTGACCGGGGTGCCGACGGTCCAGGACTGCGACGGGATCGAGGTCACGGTGATGGTGTCGGTGCCGCCGCCGCCGTGGTTGATGATCGCGTGCGACAGGTCGCATTCGTTGGTGTCGTTCGACCACGACGCCTGCTCCGGGTACGTGCCGAAGGAGCCGAAGGAGACGTTGCCCGCGCCGCCGGCGGTGCCGGGGGAGAGCCATGCGCACTCGTCGGAGTTCTCCTGGCCGTTGTACGAGGAGCCGGTGTTGTTCGTCCAACCGCCTGCCGGGTTCTGGTCGGACATCATCTCGTGCCACTCGTGGCCCATGGTGATGGTGTAGCCGTCGAGAGTCCCGGGGGAGTTGACGAAGCCCACGCCGCAGCCGGCGCCGGAGTCCATGTTGTACGGCTGGTTGGAGAAGGCGATGTCGCCGTACGGGGAGGTCACGGCGCCGCCGGTGAGGGTGGAGTCACCGTTGTAGTCGTGCCAGGCGCAGTACTGGCCCTGGTAGTTGTCCGGGTTGGTGCCGGTGGGGGACAGGATCACGTAGTAGGCGTCGCGGTTGGCCGCCGCGGTGGTGTTGCCGAAGTGCGCGGCCGCGTTGACCGCTTCCTGGCCGAGCTGGTGGCCGGACGCGGCGCTCGGGGAGGCGCCGGAGTTGTCTTCCCACACGCCGGCGAGCACGCCGCCGGACTGGTAGTTGATGTACTGCGAGGCCGGCAGGTTGGTCGGGCAGGCGACCGCACCGGTGGCGACGCCCGCACCGTCGCACCACTGGGTCAGGTCCGCGGACCAGGTCTCGTTGTTGGTGCCGATGCCCTTGAACATCTGCTGCGCGACCGAGGCGCCGCCGTCCGGGTCGCCGGTGAACTTGGCGTTGCCGTTGGAGTCAGTGCTCTGGGTTCCCCACTGGCTGCCGTAGAAGACGAGGTAGACCTTGCTCTTGCCACCGTCCTGCACGCCGATGCCGTCGATGCCGCCGCCGTAGGACAGCGTCTCCGGGCCGGTCGCGGCCTGCGGCGAGGCGTGCTGGGTGGCCCACGCCTTCATCTTCTGGTTCTGCTGGACGGTGGGGACGGCGCCGTGCCGGTACGGATGTCCGTACTGCGGCGAGTAGGGGTTGGCCACGGCCGAGCCGTGAGCCTGCGTGGACGGCGAGGCCATGGCGGCCGCGGTCCCGGCGACGCCGAGCGCCGCGCACGCGGTGATGGCGAACGCGATGCGCGCCGTCTTGCGGCGCACGGCGTTCTTGGAGGGTTGGGACACTTCGGTGTCTCCTCGATCTCGGATGGTGCACTGGCGATATGGGTGGCGCAGTGGAGCCGAAATCAGGGCACACGTCATCGGCGGCGCAAGGGTGTCGCGGACCGAGGTGTGGGCCGGGTGGAAGCGGGGTGCGCTTGGTGTGTTGTGGGTGGGAAGTAACGAATTGCTTCACCACCTGACCGGGAAAGGTAAGCCCGACAGGCGGTGTCGTCAACGGGTATCGATGGTGACCGTTTCGTGGTGCCCGCAGCTGTGTTTCGTGGAGATGTCGGCATCTGGCCGGGTTCCGGCCGCCGATCGAAGCTGGATGTAGCAGAACCTTGACTCTCCGCGATGACGTATCTAGCATCCGCCGTGCCCGCGCCATTCGCGGGGATTCCGCTTGTGCCCGACGCGCCGCCCCGTGCCGCCAACGATGTCGAAAGGGGTGCTCAACTACGGCAATCAGTGGGGGTCCGACGCCGCCGATCACGCTCGTCCCCGCACGTCATCCCCCACCGGGCGGGAATCCGCCCGGCTCCAGCAGGGAGTCACTGTGCGCCATCGTCCCCCGCGCCCGCTGCGCAGCAGACTGCTCGCCGTCGTTTCGACGGTCGGGCTGATGTTCCTCGGCACCGCGGCCGTCGGCACCCCCGCCTCGGCCGCCACCTCGATCACCAACGGCGGCTTCGAGACCGGGAACCTGTCCGGCTGGACCGCCACCGGCGTCACCTCGGTCACCACCACGAACCCGCACTCCGGTACGTACGCTGCGATGCTCGGCTCGACCAGCCCGAGCAACACCTCCTCGATCGTGCAGTCGTTCACCGCGCCGGCGACGAGTCCGTCGCTGTCGTTCTGGTACGACGTGACGTGCCCGGACACCGTCACCTACGACTGGGCCACCGCGACGCTGAAGGACACCACGTCCAACACCACGACCACGGTGCTGCCGAAGACCTGCGTGAACCCGACCTCCGGGTGGAAGCAGGTCACGAAGACGCTGACCGCGAACCACAACTACACGCTCGCGCTGACCAGCAAGGACGACAACTACCCGGGCGACCCGACGTACACGCTGTACGACGACGTCGCGCTGTCCGGCGGCGTTCCGAGCAACGACTTCTCGATCAGCGACAGCCCGGCCTCGGCCGCCGTGAACCCCGGCGCGTCGGCGACCTCGACGATCTCCACGGCCGTCACCTCCGGCAGCGCGCAGAGCGTGACGCTGTCCGCGTCGGGCCTGCCGTCCGGCGCGTCGGCGACGTTCTCGACCAACCCGGTCACCGCCGGCGGGTCCTCGACGATGACGGTCGCCACCGCCTCCAGCACTCCGCCTGGCACGTACCCGATCACCGTCACCGGGACCGGCGCCTCGGCCACCCACACGACCACGTTCACCTTGACGGTGAACGGTTCCGGGCCGTCGCTGCAGAAGGTCTCCACCGACCCGTACACCGACACGGATGCCCAGCACGCCACCGAAGTCGAGCCTGACACGTTCGCCTACGGCAGCACGGTCGTCGCGGCGTACCAGGTCGGCCGGGTCTTCGGCGGCGGCTCGTCGAACCTGGGCTGGGCCACCTCCACCGACGGCGGCAGCACCTGGAGCAACGGCTTCCTGCCCGGCATCACGGTCAACCAGGGCGGCAGCTACGCGCAGGTCTCCGACGCCTCGGTCGCCTACGACGTCAAGCACAACACCTGGATGGTCGCCGGCCTGCCGATCGACTCCTCCGGCAACGCCGCGGGCGTCCTGGTGAACCGGTCCACGAACGGCGGCACCACCTGGACCAACCCGGTCAACGCGGTCGGCTTCGACGGCCAGGGCTACGACAAGCAGTGGATCGTCTGCGACGACACGTCCACCAGCCCTTACTACGGCAACTGCTACATCGAGGCCGACAACACCTCGCAGGGCAACGCCGAGCTGATGTCCACCTCCACCGACGGCGGCCAGACCTGGGGCGCCGCGCAGAACCCCGCAGGCGGCCCGTCCGGGCTCGGCGGTCAGCCGCTGGTGCAGCCGAACGGCACCGTGATCGTGCCCTTCTCCACCAACGGATCCGCCATCGAGGCCTTCACCTCCACCAACGGCGGAGGCAGCTGGGGCAGCGTCAACACCATCAGCTCGGTGTCGGTGCACACCGCGAACGGCAGCCTGCGGGACGGCTCCGGGCTGCCCTCGGCCGAGATCGACTCCTCGGGCAAGGTCTACGTGGTCTGGCAGGACTGCCGGTTCCGCTCCGGCTGCCCGGGCAACGACATGGTGATGTCGACCTCGACCAACGGTACGAGCTGGTCGGCCGTCACCCGGATCCCGATCGACGCGGTCACCTCCGGCACCGACCACTTCATCCCGGGCCTGGGCGTCGACCACGCGACCTCCGGCAGCACCGCGAAGCTCGGCCTGTACTACTACGCCTACTCCAACGCCAACTGCACCACCGCGACCTGCCAGATGTCAGTGGGCTACATCTCCTCCGCCGACGGCGGCAGCACCTGGAGCGCCGCGCAGACCGTGGCCGGTCCGATGACCATGGCGCAGATCGCCAACACCAGCCAGGGCTACATGGTCGGCGACTACATCTCCTGCTCGGTCGTGAACGGCAAGGGCGTCGCCCTGTTCGCGGTCGGCAAGAACCCCACCAACGGCCAGGCCTTCGATGAGGGCATGTACACCGTCGGCGGCGGCCTCGCGATGCGCGGCGGCCCGATCCGGGCGACCACCGGACCGGTCTACGCCGTGCCCCAGCACGTGGGGGCGCCGGCGCTCAGGGCCCTGAACTAGGCCCTAGGCGATGCCTGCTCCGGCAGGCTGAACGGCGGCCGTGTCCATCGCCGGTGGTGATGGACACGGCCGCTCGTGTCGGAACTCGACGGGTGGTCAACGGCGGCGGTTGCGCGCGGCGCGGCGGTCGGTCAAGCGCAGCCGCATAGTCGCCTGCCGCGTGATCCCGGGCCCGATGAGGACGCACCTACCTACTGGTTTCGGCCAGAGAAGGGGACTTCCTGAGGACTGGTACGGCCGTTCGACCAATACGGTCAGACTGTGTCGTATAAGTGTTCGGATACGCATGGGCGGGATCGGGAGGGCGCGGGCAGTGCTTTTGGGACGCGATCAGGAGTCCGCGCGGGTCGAGGAGGCGCTGGACCGGGCGTGCTCCGGCAGCGGCGAGATCCTGCTGCTGCGGGGCGATCCGGGCATCGGCAAGAGCGTGCTGTTGGCGCGGACGGTCGAGGGGGCCGCGGAGCGGATGCTCGTGCTGCAGGCGTGCGGCTACGAGACCGACGCCGAGATCGGGTACAGCGTGCTGGCCGATCTGTGCCGGCCGCTGGACGCCGAGATCGCCGAGCTGCCGGAGCTGCTGCGCGAGGCGCTTCAGACCGCGACCGGCGCGGCCGTGGGCAGCGGCGAGGGCAGCAGCGCGTTCGCCGTCGGGCGGGCGCTGACCGTCCTGCTGCAGAACGTGGCCGCGCACCAGCCGGTGCTCATCGCCCTGGACGACGGGCACTGGGCCGACGAGGCCTCGGCCTACGCGCTGGCGTTCGCGGCGCGGCGGCTCGGGGACGCCGCGACCGCCGTGCTGATCACGCTGCGCAACGGCGAGCCGAGCGTCTTCGACGGCCTGGACGCGCCGTCGGTGGAGCTGTCGCCTTTGGTACGCAAGGCGGCCGAGACGCTGATCGGCGCGGAGGCCGCGCGCCGGGTCGGGCCGCGGATGGCCGAGCACATCCACCGCGCCGCCCAGGGCAACCCGCTGGCGCTGCTGGAGCTGGCCGACGCCGCGCTGAGCGGCCGGCTGGACCCGGACGACGACCAGGTCGTGCCGTCCGGTCCGCGGCTGGAGCACGCCTTCGCCACCCGCCTGCGGCGGCTGCCCGAGCGCTGTACCAGGGCCCTGATGGTGGTGGCGACCAGCTTCACCGGTGGGCTGGCCGAGACCGCCGGGGCCATGGCGCGGCTCGGGATGTCCGAGTTCGACCTCGACATGGCGCGGATGGAGCACCTGCTGTGGGAGGACGGGGACCGCTGGCGGATGCGGCACCCGGTGTTCCGCTCCGTCGCCTACCAGCACTACCCGGCCGCTGAGCGGCGCCGGGCGCACCAGGCCTTCGCCGACTGGTTGGCGGACAACGGCGGCGGGGTCTGCGGGACGTTCCTGGCCGACCAGCGGGCCTGGCACGCGGCCGCGGCGGCGCTGCCCGGCGACGAGGCGGCGGCCACCGCGGCGGCGCTGCTGGCCGAGGCCGCCGACGCGGCGCGCTCCCGGGGCGCGCTGGCCGCCGCCCGCCGGGCGTACCTGCGGGCCCGGGAACTCAGCGCCGAGCCCGAGACCATGGCCGCGATGTCGATCGGCGCCGCCGAGTGCGTGCAGGTGTCCGGGGACGTGGAGACCGCGCAGGTGCTGGCGCGCGAGGCGTTGCGCTACTCGCGTTCGCCGGAGGTGGCCAACGCGGCCAACCGGGTCCTGCACCAGATCACGCTGGCCCGGGCCGGCGCGCAGGAGGTGCTGGAGCTGTTCGAGGCCGACGCCGACGCGCTGGGCGCGCACGAGGCCGACCTGGCCGCGTCGTACCTCGGCGCGGCAGCGGCCACCGCGATCACCGCGACGCGGCTGCACGACACGATCCGGCTCAGCGCGAAAGGCGTCGCGCTGACTCCTTCGGGCGTCGGCACCGGCGCCGCCGCGGCCCGCACGATCAGCGCTTTCGGTCTGGTCGGCAACGGCTGCGCCCCCGAGGCGGCGCGCGTCATGGCGGACTACTTCCCGGCGTTCCGCGAGGTGGACCCGTGGCGTCAGAGCTTTGAGACGGTCGGCGTCACCGGAATGGTGCTGGTCTGGCTGGGGATGATCGGACAGGCCGGGGAGTACCTGACGCGCACCGCGCGCCTGCTGCGCCAGGCCGGCGCCGAGGAGCACCTGCCGCTGCTGCTGATCCCGCAGATCCTGCTGGCCATCCGCAAGGGCGACCTCGCCGCCGCGCACGAGGCGGCCGAGGAGTCCCGGCGCCTCGGCGGGGAACTCGGCCAGCGCCAGGTCGCCCCGCTCGCCGTGGCATTGGCGGCGCGCCTGGCCGCGGTGCGCGGCAGCTTCACCCGCGCCCTGGACCTCGCGACCACGACCGAGCAGCTGACCGAGGCGACCGGCGCGAGCTTCTACCGGGACATCGCGAACACCGCCGTGGGCTCCGCCGACCTGGCGCAGGGGCGGTACGAGGAGGCGGCGGCGGTTCTGGCCGCCGTCCGCGAGCGCCTGCACGCCGGCGGGATGATCGAGCACAGCCTGTTCATGCCGACGTTCGGCGACTACATCGAAGCATTGATCCGCCTCGGCGCCGACGACCGGATCCGCGCCGAGCTGGCCGAGGAACTGCCGCGGGTGGAAGGCGGAGGGCTAGCGGCGTCGCTGGCGGTCGTGTACCGGTGCCAGGCGCAGGCACTGCCACCGACAAAAGCAGGACCCTGGTTCGACCGGGCGCTGGCCGCGCACGCGGATTCGGTCGACGCCTTCGAACAGGCGCGGACCCAGCTGGCGTACGGCCGCTTCCTGCGCGAGAACGCGGAATCCGGCGCGGCCGGCCGGCGACTGTCGGCGGCGGCCACGGCGTTCGCCGCGATGGGCGCCGACCCGTGGCTGGAGGAGGCCGAGACCGAGCTGGACCTGCTGGTCCTGCCGGGCGAACTGTCGGGCACGAAGCTGGCCCGCCAGGAGCGGCGCGTCATGCGGCTCGCGGCGGAGGGCGCGACGAACGGCCAGATCTCGGAGGCGCTGGGGATCGCGCCGCAGATCGTGGACCAGTACTTGGAGCAGGTACTGGACAAGCTGGGTGTGCGGCAGCGGTGGGAGTTGGCCGGGCTGCTGCAGAAGGGGTTGGGAGGGTAGGGCGGGACGTGGGGGGGGGGGGTGGCGCCCCCCACGGCCCCGCCGAGGGGGGGGGTGGGCGCCCCGCGGGGCGGCGCCGCCGCGGGGGGAGTGGGGGGTGGCGCGGGGCGTGGCCGTTGGGGCGGGGGCGGGGGGGGGTGTGGGGGGGGGGGGGGCTTGGGGGGTGGGGGGGGTGGGGGGGCACGTTCGTGGCGGTAGAGCCGCCACGAACGTCCCGTCAGAGGCTGCGGATGCGCTCAGCGCGGTACGCCGACTCCGAGTGTGAAGTCGGCGTTGCCTCGCTGCTTCGCCAGGCCGATGATCAGCAGGGCCGCGCCCTCCAGCCACTCCGCCATCGTCAAGTCGCCGGTGTCCAGGGGACGCAGGCCGAGGGTTTCGATGAACGCTGATACGTCGGCTTTGGCGTGCGCGTCGTCGCCAGCGATGAGGACGTCCGCCGGGCGGTCGGGGTCGGCCAGGACTTCGCCGAAGACGACGTCGAACGCCTTCACGACGCGGGCGCTCGCGGGGGCGGCCTGGGCGATCAGCTGCGCGGCGGAGACGCCGCCCGGGGTGACCTTGGCGCTGAGGTCTTCGGTGAGGGGGTTGCTGATGTCGACGATGATCTTGCCGGCCAGTGCGTCCCCGTACTGCGCGAGGATCGGCGCGGCGGCGGCGTGCGGGACCGCGAGGATGACGATGTCGCCGGCCGGGACGGCGCCGAACGCGCCGGCTGTGGCGCCGCCCCCGAGTTTCTTGGCCAGGTCTTCGGCCTTGGCCGAGTCCCGGCCGGTGACCTCGACGAGGTTGCCGCCGCGCACCGCGCGGGCGCCGATCGCCGCGGCCATGGTGCCCAGGCCGATGATGCTGATGGTCCTCATGGTGGGTCTTCCTTTCTTGTCGGGAGGATCGGCTACTTCGCCTGCATCGTCAGCAG
The sequence above is a segment of the Catenulispora sp. EB89 genome. Coding sequences within it:
- a CDS encoding aldehyde dehydrogenase, translating into MVTVHDKLFIGGSWVEPSDPELLAITSPHDRSVIGRAAQAQPADIDRAVAAARASFEAGVWRLTPPAERIEVLRRFNALREQNADAIARLISLENGSAGWFTRAGQPGLSRQANAYLAAAQNFGWEETFPPSDPTSAVRSVVRREAVGVVAAVIPWNSPFSSATSKIIPSLLAGNSVILKVSPENSLSMAFLAELLEKTGLPDGVISILPADRETSEHLVSHRDVDKIAFTGSTRAGRRIAAIAGEQLKRVSLELGGKSAAIILPDADIARAVAGVKFGSLLNNGESCIAQTRILAPRSHYEQVVAALKELVESLKVGDPNDPETFIGPMIRPDQQERVREYIRLGIEEGARLVTGGPQIPEGLEGGNYVTPTVFADVDNSMRIAQEEIFGPVLVVIPYDDEDDAVRIANDSEYGLSGGVWSTDEQHALAVARRVRTGTVTINGASIGFDGPFGGFKASGVGREYGAVGLGAYTEYKTVTV
- a CDS encoding putative Ig domain-containing protein — protein: MSQPSKNAVRRKTARIAFAITACAALGVAGTAAAMASPSTQAHGSAVANPYSPQYGHPYRHGAVPTVQQNQKMKAWATQHASPQAATGPETLSYGGGIDGIGVQDGGKSKVYLVFYGSQWGTQSTDSNGNAKFTGDPDGGASVAQQMFKGIGTNNETWSADLTQWCDGAGVATGAVACPTNLPASQYINYQSGGVLAGVWEDNSGASPSAASGHQLGQEAVNAAAHFGNTTAAANRDAYYVILSPTGTNPDNYQGQYCAWHDYNGDSTLTGGAVTSPYGDIAFSNQPYNMDSGAGCGVGFVNSPGTLDGYTITMGHEWHEMMSDQNPAGGWTNNTGSSYNGQENSDECAWLSPGTAGGAGNVSFGSFGTYPEQASWSNDTNECDLSHAIINHGGGGTDTITVTSIPSQSWTVGTPVSLQVSASSSAGKTLTYSATGLPAGLSISASGLISGTPTTAASGSATVTASDSTPASGSTSFSWTVGTSGGGGGNAVVNGGFETGSLSGWTASGVTSVTTSGPHSGTYAAMVGSTNPSNTSSIAQTFTAGSGNSKLAFWYDVTCPDTVTYDWATATLKDNTAGTTKTVLAKTCVNPTSGWKQVTATVTAGHSYTLTLTSKDDNYPGDPTYTKYDDVATS
- a CDS encoding AAA family ATPase — its product is MLLGRDQESARVEEALDRACSGSGEILLLRGDPGIGKSVLLARTVEGAAERMLVLQACGYETDAEIGYSVLADLCRPLDAEIAELPELLREALQTATGAAVGSGEGSSAFAVGRALTVLLQNVAAHQPVLIALDDGHWADEASAYALAFAARRLGDAATAVLITLRNGEPSVFDGLDAPSVELSPLVRKAAETLIGAEAARRVGPRMAEHIHRAAQGNPLALLELADAALSGRLDPDDDQVVPSGPRLEHAFATRLRRLPERCTRALMVVATSFTGGLAETAGAMARLGMSEFDLDMARMEHLLWEDGDRWRMRHPVFRSVAYQHYPAAERRRAHQAFADWLADNGGGVCGTFLADQRAWHAAAAALPGDEAAATAAALLAEAADAARSRGALAAARRAYLRARELSAEPETMAAMSIGAAECVQVSGDVETAQVLAREALRYSRSPEVANAANRVLHQITLARAGAQEVLELFEADADALGAHEADLAASYLGAAAATAITATRLHDTIRLSAKGVALTPSGVGTGAAAARTISAFGLVGNGCAPEAARVMADYFPAFREVDPWRQSFETVGVTGMVLVWLGMIGQAGEYLTRTARLLRQAGAEEHLPLLLIPQILLAIRKGDLAAAHEAAEESRRLGGELGQRQVAPLAVALAARLAAVRGSFTRALDLATTTEQLTEATGASFYRDIANTAVGSADLAQGRYEEAAAVLAAVRERLHAGGMIEHSLFMPTFGDYIEALIRLGADDRIRAELAEELPRVEGGGLAASLAVVYRCQAQALPPTKAGPWFDRALAAHADSVDAFEQARTQLAYGRFLRENAESGAAGRRLSAAATAFAAMGADPWLEEAETELDLLVLPGELSGTKLARQERRVMRLAAEGATNGQISEALGIAPQIVDQYLEQVLDKLGVRQRWELAGLLQKGLGG
- a CDS encoding NADPH-dependent F420 reductase is translated as MRTISIIGLGTMAAAIGARAVRGGNLVEVTGRDSAKAEDLAKKLGGGATAGAFGAVPAGDIVILAVPHAAAAPILAQYGDALAGKIIVDISNPLTEDLSAKVTPGGVSAAQLIAQAAPASARVVKAFDVVFGEVLADPDRPADVLIAGDDAHAKADVSAFIETLGLRPLDTGDLTMAEWLEGAALLIIGLAKQRGNADFTLGVGVPR